In the Bactrocera tryoni isolate S06 unplaced genomic scaffold, CSIRO_BtryS06_freeze2 scaffold_11, whole genome shotgun sequence genome, one interval contains:
- the LOC120779505 gene encoding uncharacterized protein LOC120779505 produces MSRQTIQDAVNKKSECVKLIQNEKGRSDEWKLFDCVNYNGNNVDFVCCRSCKHVLVYNSKQGTGTLSRHKCMSQQDALKSQPKLDMFAKKVVSTRFRDSFARKQLALVAKDLHPFNIIESSGFREYSQALLNIGAEFGSQSFDDLVISRKVLSTTIMEKEYETLKTQRIISLKDQQLAYTTDMWSDDYTQRNFITLTAHYMDDSFKLNVTLLGIREFLDEKKTGENILKNVQDILQDFNTLETIDRAVFVTDNGANVVAAFKSFKRLSCVCHNLNLVMDDVTEKNPLVEAKALIDCCKSLVKYFKHSQLNSKL; encoded by the exons atgtcgcGACAAACCATTCAGGACGCTGtgaataaaaaaagtgaatgtgtaaagttaatacAAAATGAAAAGGGCAGGAGTGACGAGTGGAAGCTGTTCGATTGCGTTAATTATAATGGCAATAATGTCGATTTTGTGTGCTGCCGGAGCTGTAAGCATGTGCTGGTGTATAATTCAAAACAAGGCACGGGCACCCTCAGCCGCCATAAGTGCATGTCTCAACAAGATGCGCTTAAGTCACAGCCCAAATTGGACATGTTTGCCAAAAAAGTCGTTTCGACGCGATTTCGGGATTCGTTTGCTCGAAAGCAGCTAGCCTTAGTTGCAAAAGACTTGCACCCATTCAATATTATCGAAA GTAGCGGCTTCCGTGAATATAGCCAAGCGCTTCTCAACATAGGAGCAGAATTTGGAAGTCAGTCTTTCGATGATTTGGTTATATCCCGCAAAGTGTTAAGCACTACCATCATGGAGAAAGAGTACGAAACGTTGAAGACTCAACGTATCATAAGTTTGAAAGACCAACAACTGGCATACACGACCGACATGTGGAGTGACGACTACACGCAGCGAAATTTTATAACGCTGACTGCTCACTATATGGATGATAGCTTCAAACTGAACGTCACTCTTTTAG GCATCAGGGAGTTCTTGGACGAGAAGAAAACTGGagaaaatattctcaaaaatgttcaaGACATTTTGCAGGATTTCAACACACTTGAAACTATCGATCGAGCTGTGTTCGTTACGGACAATGGTGCTAATGTCGTTGCGGCATTTAAAAGCTTCAAGCGCTTATCTTGTGTTTGTCACAATCTGAACCTTGTCATGGATGACGTCACTGAGAAAAATCCTCTTGTGGAAGCGAAGGCTTTAATagattgctgcaaatcattagtcaaatattttaaacattctCAGCTTAACAGTAAGCTCTAA